The following nucleotide sequence is from Carassius gibelio isolate Cgi1373 ecotype wild population from Czech Republic chromosome A24, carGib1.2-hapl.c, whole genome shotgun sequence.
gtgcgtgatttcacatagagcagctgttaccacacagagccgttgttaactgagaagatgcaccaaaaaacgctgaaaattaacgtgatttgcgcatcttctctattaacaacggctctgtgtagtaacagcagctctatgtgaaatcacgcacctgatggaattaaccgctgattagaaaaccggctttactgacgagaagcgcataacgatcggccgatcgtgatcggagcacccctattttgTTGCACTAAAAAGATATttccttttgtcttttttaaaaaaaattttttatcagtGATCACATTTTATATGATGACGATCTTTAAAGATTGTTCCCACACAAGGGAAAATGTTCACCGTATTGTTGCCCACATTGATTTTTGTTGCAACATTTTCTTGTTCGTGAAAAACCAAGTAATAATCAGCAGTCAAATCATTTTATACATGACTATTGGAGATTTCAGATAATCTCATTATTAATGGATTTTCCATGTATAGGGTAGAAAATAATAATGACActcttaaaatattgtttttgatttaatttatgtttaattaatgGTCAGCAAAAGAAATAATGTTATTTAACCTTGAGGTCAAGCAAAATATAATGTGAGGTGttattttccattcattttctaaaggtttgtttgtgattttcaattgtgataaaaaaacaatttcagtgttctttgatcaatagaaagttcaaaagaagagtaTTTATTGAAAATTGAATATTTGTAAAGGCCGATTCAAACCAGAAGATTCAGGCCAGTGCAGACAGCCAACCGATTACAGTACATCACTAATCCAAAACCCCAAAAATGGTGATTTGCTCCTCCTTTGgtcgatttaatgcatccttgctgaaaaaaattgAATGATACATATACTGCAGACATATAGAGACATATTCAGCACATAAGAGtcgaggtcagaggtcagcctGGGGCGATTGCTGTGTCCCTGGTGTGCATTCAGAGACTCAGAACAGAGCAATGGACTGGAGCAGTGCTGAAAGACTTGACCTGAGCTCTGAACCACAGGTTGCCACCAGCCATACACTTATAACACGTGACATGCAATGTCTTTTTTCAGACCTCTACAACAGTAAAGGCCAATTCAAACCAGAAGATGTAGACTAAagacccgttcacaccaagaacgataactataaagataacgatattagcgtccacaccagcaaaCGATAAAGTCTTTTATTCTGAGCGCACGtgtgtctgccgctttaaatcctcgagctcgttacagcaggatggattctgattggatgtcaatgtttgtattgttcatcagctggaaaaattctgaaaatgattccaacgataccgtttctctatgccttgatcgttatagttgtagtgtggactctgctattcttttatATTGTGAACaaattttagaactatatctttatcgttatctttatagttatcgtgcttggtgtgaacaggccttaatgCCGATGGCTAGCCCCAAAAATGTTGATTCGACCAGCGTATCTGTCAGTGCAGGGTGAATTGGCCTTACCATTGTAAaattcacttttgatcatttgaatgaatccttgcttaattaaaatatgaatttctttgaAAGAAAGTTTTATTCACCCTAAACGTTTGAACTGTAGTTTATGTCTCCCCATGATGCTATTTCTTAAGTCACAATGTAGAggaaagttagtttttttttgtaaatgaacacatttaaaatgCTATTGTGTGACTTCTGTGGTAGAACAGACTAAAATCATTGGTTTAAGAGAGGATAGAGGCATTAGAAGTATTCAAAACTAGCTACTGTTCATTCCAATCTATCTTTGTGTTTGATAATAGTTTATCAAATATGTCTTTTATCTAAAATAAGTAATGGGACATCACATATGGAATGTGCCTTAGTCAAATACCTCCTCAGCCTATTCTGCTTCGTGAGCATATGGCCTTGCTGCCAAAGTGGATCAGAGTTCTTTTACTCCTGCCAGAAGCTGTTATCTGCTCCAAGCAGTAAGGCAGATGTAGTGCTCATCTCATTGAGGTGCAGAATTAGCAGGAAACTCTGTTATCATCTGGCTGATTGCAATGCATGTTCCTGTCAGCACTGCTGCAGTGCAGTTCTGTGTTATAGCACATAGATCATTGTCATTGTCTATACTTTTCAACAGCACATCATTGTGAAGTATACTTGTGTGTAACTCTGTAATATTTTAAAGAAGTGTACTATTAGTATTGTAGAGGTTTAAAACAGACATTACATGTCATGTGTTATAAAGTGTATTccattcaattcagttcaagttatTTGTATAGGGCTTTTCATGATACAAATCTGCTCAAGTCCATTGCTCTGTTCTGAGTCTCTGAATGCACACCAGGACACAGCCCCAGGCTGACCTCTTACCTCGACTCTAATGTGGTGAATATGTCTCTATATGTCTGCAGTATATGTATCATTCAATGATTTTCAGCCTTATATCTCCATATTATTGTATTTCTTTTGAAATAGCACtcttttttttccaaagaaaCCATAATTTTGACCAAACAGATTCAAGtagattcaaaatatttattatatataagaaCTAAACTagtaaaaatctttaaataataaaggCATTTCTTCCACACATAATATGGTTTTAGAGTAATTTGCTAGTAGTAAATACATTAgtaaaaaacatttctgtttacaCCTAAAACATTTTCAGTAGACTACATGAAAAACCATTGGGAATATATTTTCAGGGACAACACACATGATTTATAGACTCAAGAGTTTTGCTTTGACGAATTGCGACAGACAGTTGGAACCGACTGTGTAAATGAATTGAATTTACCAAGCTGAATCAAAGATGCTTGGAAAATATATGTTTAAGCTCTTAAACTTGAAGAAGTGCgttaaaaatgtacattacataatcattttaaatccccagaaaactATATctgtatacatacataataagCAACAtaataaagtgtaaacatttcctgtagttctctctctctctctctcaattcaaagCATTGAGACCATTGCATGAACAAAGAACAGATAAtgattatataatacataaacaaaacaagaatAGATTTATATAAATCATTGCGTAAATaagtatattaatacattttctataaacaagaaataaaataaatcttgctTTAGTTTTGTCCACTGGCTGACTCTCTTTGttagctctctctctttctctctctctctctctaattgtTGTTCAGGGTGTCTGATTTTATTAGATTGTCTTACAGTAAAAGTGCTCTCCTCTCAGCTCTGTCGTTTAGCTGGCTCAACATATTTACGCTCTCTTGATTTCCTCCGATGCTGCTGTTCACGTAGATTTATATCAGAGGTCATTGCTGAAACAGTGGCAGTGGGCAACTCTGATTTACTGTGTCACAACTATTCAATTCACTGACTTTAGCAATGTTGCATTATAATTTCACTCCGGTGACCAGGGCATAATGAATTTATACTCAGAAAGCATAAATGGAAAGGAAAGCATTCAAACTTGCTATCAGCACTGAGAAAGGTTATGCATGTTTAGCTGTGGCTGACTTTGTTTTATAGTACTATGGGGCCTGCTTCACTTATTTCTCTCGGATGTGGATTGCTGCCTGAAAGGGTTGCTTGTGGTGTTAATGCTGTCAGAGTTAAGGTTGTACATTTTTTGTTAACTTTACATATAGTCAGACTTGATTAGGGTGTTTGGAGCTTACTAGCTCTAAATTAAGACTTACCAAGTGAtgattatctaaaaaaaaaaaaactagttggCTGGTAACCTTATATAAAAATGCAACATTATGTGTTTTAAATTGAATTGTGCAAATGAAACCCTCACTGATGTATGCAACATAagcaattaaaattaaacattctacaaagaaaaataaaatgcccATTATGACTCCGACATTTAGCAGTTTTGATCTTGGAGGAAAAACTATAATCAGAACTGTATATATGAACCCTGAAGTTTATTCATTTTCTTCAGATCACCATGTGGTGACACGGTGACACTTAGGAAAAGAAAATCTCACTTAAGGCtgcttaaatgaaaatataaaaacaaagtctTGCCCTTTTAGCTTCATGAAGAGATGGAGAATGTTATGAAAAAAGCTCACcaagcctttatttatttaatttaaaaaaattatacagtaaaactgtaatattgtaaaatataatttaaaataacttttttctattgtaatatatccAGTATgctaatatgctgctcaagaaacatttcttcttatcaatattgaaaaaagtCATCCTGCTGCCCTTTtttaattctttgatgaatagaaatttcaaaagataATTTGCATAAATGCTATAATAACAAATGTCTTTATTGCCCTaagtgaataaaagtattaaaatcttaaaaaaaaaacttgcttaacttttaaacagtagtgtgttgtatatatatatatatatatatatatatatatatatatatatatatatatatatatatatatatatatatatatatatatatatatacagtcttaggactggtaaaatgtacaaaatagtATAATATTGCAATTTTTTCGTGGTTCATTCAAAATTGCTGTTTTATCAGCTGTGTTTGACTCTTGAATATGATCTAAAAAGAAGTACTTGTGTTAACATATGCAGTGTTGTTTTATGCGGCAGACTGCTGTGTACTTGTCTCGTGGAGCGATTGGAATGTTGCCATTTTCCATGATTCCTCCTGGAGTAGGCAGCGCTTTGACTGGAGCCAGTGTGCAGCACATAGGGGCATCTTTCTGCCTGAATTCAGACCTGCCTCCTCTCCAGTCCTTACCACTAGCAGCCATTCTCTTTCTGAGATGACACCACGTTATTCCCACTGTTTCCATTAGCCTACCTAATATAGTCAGGGTGACCTTAGTGGTCTTGTTTGGCAGGAACACAatccttctttaaaaaacattacgaACATAATTTTCTCCATTCTGTTTACAACTATCCCCGTCCCACCAGCTAGAGGAGCATTATGATTGTTCCCTGATTGTTCTTCACCAGTACAAGTCCTTCCTCTCTCTCATAATGGCTCTGTGCGTGTGTCAGGTCATGACTCTGCATTGCCAAGAAGAATGGCTTTATTTTACAGCTGTGCGTTTCAGTCCTGTGTCTTCCGGTGTTGTTTCCCCCTGCGTGCCCACCGTGTGTTGTAGGTGTGCTAAGATAAGCACGTTCAAACAAATGATGGTGTTCTTTCAGCCAAAGCAGAAAGGGAGGTTTCACTGAGCTGGAATAAGAGAATGACGTATATAGACTATAAAGGTGTTCCTCCAGGTCAGTGAAGGGTGTCTATTGAAGCGTACCTGAAATGTCTTTCTTACTACCTCATGTTATGACTGTAATGCCACTCCCTATAGGCATTATGAAACAGATTCAAAGGAGCCCGTGAGTGAACATGTTACAAAGAAGGAAAAAAGGATACTACACAGTTGTGTTAGTACCTCTGGTTATCCTAAGATATGAAATCTAAATTGACTCTATTGAATGGTTTTACTGTGTACGATTGCTCACTGCGTATTATTcttaagggccgtttcatagtcaacgcgagaaacgcgagcaagcaacgtGAGCGGCgcgagcgacgcgctccctttcatagtctaaacagtaaACGTAAGCGTCACGGGTGATGCATGTATGCcatacaccgctcacgcaacagggggtagtagagttgggtgatattagtagactcgggtcgcgtgatattcagatcaaaagggcaactgaagaggagtgtattctgttgctgatgaactatcgtataaatgtggatgaatacgtataagttcgcataaattttcctcttcgcccgccattgtattcaaaccttcttcttctgtaaacacaatatacttgaattcatgtacaatacttgcaatgtcgcccccaccgacaacgcatagtattgcgtgaatcggcgcgtcgcgtatcaaaagctaggacgacacatttggctacgcaccgacgcataatggcggccgtagcgcaacgatgcgtagcctcggggacgcgtatgcgtacagatgcgttgactatgaaacggccctaagagtttgttcataatctttcatcaaaatgtcacATGCTTTTGAAAGGTGAAGAATGTTTTGGTAACACTTGGTCTTTGTTACACTTGTTACATGTAGCTATTTACTATACAGTAATAACACTAATTTGTCAAAATTAGATGTGCCTAACACTACGCCAAACTGTAACCTCAAAAGACACTTATTATTCAAAATCACCTTTTAAAAGCTGTTTGGACAGCAATGTGTGTTGGAATTGTGTGTACGCAGTCATCGTAGAAGGATAAAAATCcatccagtctttttttttttttaaaccaggctCAAAAAACGAGCGTTTTGGATCCAGTCCGCAATATGATGTCATATAATTCGGTAGCCCCACCCACTGCTATTGACTGACAGGCATGCATTACCAAATCCTCAGCTCTCAGTGTGTTGTGCCATGTCCACCGTTTTGTCTGCGTGTCCGGTTGTGTCGAAAGCAATTGCTGTATTCACACCATGTCGTAATTACTGTAATTCTGAGATGAGAACACATGACGTTCTGCTTGGAGCTGTTCACACACTTGGACTCTATGGCACTATCAATGCCTAAACATAGTGCCTAATGAATCTGAGGTGGTCAGGAGGTACAAGTACAAGTGGAAAATTCCCAGTTCACAAGTTGTAATCACGAGTTCTACAAGGACATGAGCGTGTGGTATCTCATAATCATGGTAATTAAGATATAGTGTATATGCTTTGTTTCAGGATGTAAGCCTCAACACGTGAGTCTTCATTGTCTACCTGTGACTGATCCACAGAGGACAGAGTGGTCAAGTGGCTTATTTATCTTAATGTCTAAACagtatttgtttgtgtatgtcGTTTCATTTAAGCACACAGCATTGGTGAAACTGTATCACATACTTTCTAGGTGTCGCATCCATCTTTGCAAAGCGGCTGTGAAAAACTAAACATACTATACACAAGTACATAAAAGATTCAAACTACCATTCCGAGACATTTCTGGTTCAttcacattattgtttcttctgcTGTAGTCCCTCCTTGAGTCCAGTCCATACACGTACGGCTGAATACCGGTCCGCTCACTCTCGCTCATGTTGCTTCTCCTCTGTTTACTGCCATATGCAAAGCAGAGACGTCTAAGCTCCGCCTCCTTCTGGAGTCTGCCGGGAAGTTGCAGCTCATTTCCATGTAGGGGAACACACCCCTGAAACTGCACTTTTTAGACCCGCCCCGCAAAAAAGACACTTTTCCACACGTTATACTGTatggtattttgagctgaaacttcacaggcACATTCAGGAGAgccataatattaattttacatcttgtaaaaaggggcatataTGCCCTTTAAATCTAGAATACTAGTTGTCCATGTTACAAGTTGCAACCCAGACCAACTAACCCAAATCCTAACTCAAACCCAAATAATTGCGTGCTGTTAATTAACATTACTTAAATGTAGAAATACAACGTAACACTAACTCTAAATACTCCacaaagacactttttttttgctgacaTAACCACATTACAGTATAACATTACACCAGAACAATAATTTGATCATATAGAATGTatactgtcatatatatatatatatatatatatatatatatatatatatatatatatatatatatatatacatttaaataatatattttaaactaataaaaGTATTTGTAATACCTAAAAATAAGCAATCCAATTTTATGTTGGCAGTTGACGTCAAAGACAGCACTCAGCAGAAAAAGTCTGTTTTACACTTTtaacaggttccaaaaaataatcaGGCACTGGCAAACATCTACCTAATATAATACAATGTTagcaaaatgtttacttttagtgataacatgaaaaatattttttttaatatctattatatatataaaatcagttcATGCCCTTCATtatccatttaatattttatttcacttatttgACTTACAGGACTGATGGCATATGGACTCAAgcttctgttttgttgttttaataatttagttttacatGGAAACCGATTGTcatctgtttttgtttcattccCAGGTACATGGACACCTTTCAACCCCGTGACTGTCAGATCAGTTATATGTGAGTAATGAGTATTGTTATTTTCTATGATTGACAAAAACATAGACATGcagtctttttctctttttcaattCTCGTGTTTGTTTGTGAGCTCCATGACAACCTGCAGTGTTTCCTATTAGCGCACTTAGCTGAGAAAGGTTCAGTTGTTTCAGCTCAAACTGGAAGAATGTAGCTGTCATCTGCGTTGAAAAAGTAGCTCAGAAAGTGGAAGGTTTTTGTCGTGAACAACAGAAATCGGCAGAGCTTTACTGGAGAAAGTTAGTCAATAATAATTGACTGTGTGTAATGATTCCTAACTCCACAATACGGTGATCACTTTCAGCTCATTTCAAGTGGATACACATGGCCTCCATAACAGTTCAATTTAGATCTTTCTTGAATATATTTTCCACATTTTTGGGCCATCTCAAACAGTTTTTGTGATTCTAACTTGTGCTCAATCTTTTCAAATCGAGGgcaaaatgttataaatgtactTTGTAAACATAATGTTTTTGATAGACAATTACTTCACCAGTCACTTAATACCAGCATCAATAAAATGTCAACAAAGTGTGAATTTGAAGACTAAATGCGCCCACTGTTCCCACAATTCTTTCTTTTCAGCTATGTTTGACCGTGAGAACAAAGGCGGGGTTAACTTCAATGAATTCGCCGGCGTTTGGAAGTACATCACAGACTGGCAGAACATCTTCCGCACCTACGACCGGGACAACTCAGGGTTTATCGACAAGAACGAGCTCAAACAGGCGCTCACCGGCTTCGGTGAGTTTGTAATGCTTACTTATTGACTGCTATAAATGGAAAGCTGGAGGCGATGGATGTGTTTGTTGAGGAGTTTAAAGAAACTCCTGTAGGAATGAGAGGCAGAGGCACTGATGCACAAAACCAATAAGAGGAAGGACAAATAAACTGATGGAAAATGATTAATGTCACCCTTGAGGGAAACCCTGAAATTGGAACGTTTCTCCTTTTGCACAGGTTATCGTCTATCAGATCAGTTCTACAACACACTGATAGAGAAATTTGACCGTCAGAAGAGGAGCCAAGTGGCTTTTGATGACTTCATTCAGTGCTGTATTGTACTACAGGTAATGATCGGTGTTATATGcaacatttgctttttttttttttttttttaaaggaatagttcacccagaaatgaaaatgctgtcggTATTTAcactccctcatgttgttccaatcctatgattttctttcttctgtggaacacgaaAGGAGCATTTTCGTAGATTGTCCTGGCCACACTTTTTAATATAAAGAAAGTAAATACTGGGGCTGTCTAAttgaaaaaatggcaaaaatctaaCCTTAGATATATCATAAAAGGGGTCCATGTGAGTCGTGCACTACATTTATAGTCTTTTGAAAACATTCAGTAGCTTTGTATGAGCAACCAACTGAAAGTTTGTTATTTGCTGCAACTCTTGACATTCAGCATGGCTCTGTTTACACCAGGTATAAGATGATTTGTGGTCATTTGTgaattagtaatttttttatttaaatcttttcaaTGAATTGGTCAATCTATTTGACAACTAGTCTGAATAATTTTTAACCTGATCCATCTATTTCAGTTGCTTGTACACAAAAACATACAGTTATCATTATTACTGTGTTTCTACGGCAAACTAGAGCGGTCAAACTATTaataacatccaaaataaaagtttgtttacataatgtatttgtgtactgtgcatatttatcatatatatatatatatatatatatatatatatatatatatatatatatatatatatgtttatatttatatatatatatatatatatatatatatataaatacacaaacatacatgtatatatatttttaaatatttacatgtacgtttatttgtattcatatagtatttataaataatttagatatataaacAAAACGTATTTTTCTTAatcatatacatgcatgtgtgtgtatttatttatatatacataaatatacacagtacacaaatatattatgtaaacaaaaactttgttTTGGATGCagttaattgcgattaatcgttcAACAGTAAGATTGTATTACTGTACTGCGTAAAAAGAGAATCACAATGCTCTTAAATCATTTTCAGTAACAGCGTTTGAAATCAAAgtggataaatgttgtgtttgtggtaaacaGTCACGGATCAGTAGCAGACTCGCAATATGAGGCCATGCTGCTTCTGTACCACTTACATTACcccattataaaaacaataatgcactgcatgatcaaacatttaggtggtataattatatagttttgaaaaaaataaccccCCCAATAGAGTCACCTAATAGGGGaattccccccattttaaattcaggCCCTGAATTAATGTCTGTAACAGTCCTGACTGGAGTATCACCATAAATAATTCTACATGATGAAAAGAAGGCTTCAAAAAGAGTGGTATCTGTGATCGTTATCGGCGGATACTGCTTCCTGTGATCAACGATCGGTCAAATAACTCAAAAAAAGTGTTTGGGGGTCAAATTAATTTACAGATTTGGTCACATTTGTTCACGAATTGTTGTTGGATTCAGCTCACTGATAAAGTGATCCAGTTACAGTGGTTCGGTTTACTGGAGGtgaagattatcagtgaatatACCTCAATTTTGGCCTGTTCCTAACATAAATTCTCATTGGACTTGAGAAGACTTGTAACATATTGCTCTCTTGACTCATATAGACCACTTTTATTTATACTTTCATGGTGCTTTTATGTCTTTTTGTAAAGCTTAAAATCATGATGAAGTTTGGGATGAAGTTATGTTCACCTTATACTGATTGTGTATATTTGAATTTGAACAGAGGTTAACTGACGTCTTCCGGCGGTATGACACGGATCAGGACGGCTGGATCCAGGTGTCATACGAACAGTATCTTTCAATGGTCTTCAACGTGGTATAGCACAACACACGCCTGCACTCTCCTGTGCCAAACAACAAATGGCCCTCCCCATGCAGTCTGTAGCAGAGACTAGTCATCAC
It contains:
- the LOC127946509 gene encoding programmed cell death protein 6 is translated as MAYHNQYRPSQYNSAPPDQSFLWNIFQRVDKDRSGAISDTELQQALSNGTWTPFNPVTVRSVISMFDRENKGGVNFNEFAGVWKYITDWQNIFRTYDRDNSGFIDKNELKQALTGFGYRLSDQFYNTLIEKFDRQKRSQVAFDDFIQCCIVLQRLTDVFRRYDTDQDGWIQVSYEQYLSMVFNVV